Proteins encoded in a region of the Streptomyces sp. NBC_00310 genome:
- a CDS encoding amidase domain-containing protein, giving the protein MRSRTLSLAGSTLTAAVLASALLPVTGAHAAASTPKVTSATKDAFGRVADNVLTDRTVVLLGGKAARKSLKPTGGVKLSSGQKKAEDGKLTALRGTKSRLADLGEAYTSADTKVTVDSAKVKGQKATVKVTETTTLKYKKIRGDEPASTGFEAHHVLTFTAQAGGTWQLTAMRSTDGGAPRINEPVAPAADAKLSRTPMAIISAPKAATTRNPVAKPKTLTGGAYNYNAMATYTEKYWKNYNSAYRKYNAAGGDCTNYLSQGLLAGGWKQISTVTPEEYDTWYYASNGTADAWIGVNEWSWFTQTAKRTTALANVYQMDIGDVLQVDFNADGSKDHSMMTTYRSSSGVPYLTYHDADTYRRSVASIIASYPTANYYAYRT; this is encoded by the coding sequence GTGAGATCAAGGACGTTGAGCCTCGCAGGCTCGACCCTCACGGCGGCCGTGCTGGCCTCCGCGCTGCTGCCTGTCACCGGCGCGCACGCCGCCGCCTCGACGCCCAAGGTCACGAGCGCGACCAAGGACGCCTTCGGCCGCGTCGCGGACAACGTGCTCACCGACCGCACGGTCGTCCTGCTCGGCGGCAAGGCCGCCCGCAAGTCGCTGAAGCCCACCGGCGGAGTGAAGCTGTCCTCCGGCCAGAAGAAGGCCGAGGACGGCAAGCTGACCGCCCTGCGCGGCACCAAGTCCCGCCTGGCCGACCTGGGTGAGGCCTATACCTCGGCCGACACCAAGGTCACCGTCGACAGCGCCAAGGTCAAGGGCCAGAAGGCCACGGTCAAGGTCACCGAGACCACGACCCTCAAGTACAAGAAGATACGCGGCGACGAGCCCGCCTCCACGGGCTTCGAGGCGCACCACGTGCTCACCTTCACCGCCCAGGCCGGTGGCACGTGGCAGCTGACCGCCATGCGTTCCACGGACGGCGGCGCGCCCCGTATCAACGAGCCGGTGGCACCGGCGGCGGACGCCAAGCTGAGCCGTACGCCGATGGCGATCATCAGCGCCCCCAAGGCGGCCACCACCCGCAACCCGGTGGCCAAGCCGAAGACGCTCACGGGCGGCGCCTACAACTACAACGCGATGGCGACGTACACCGAGAAGTACTGGAAGAACTACAACTCGGCGTACCGCAAGTACAACGCGGCGGGCGGCGACTGCACCAACTACCTCAGCCAGGGCCTCCTGGCGGGCGGCTGGAAGCAGATCTCCACGGTCACGCCCGAGGAGTACGACACCTGGTACTACGCGTCGAACGGTACGGCCGACGCCTGGATCGGCGTCAACGAGTGGTCCTGGTTCACCCAGACCGCCAAGCGGACCACCGCGCTCGCGAACGTCTACCAGATGGACATCGGCGACGTGCTGCAGGTCGACTTCAACGCGGACGGGTCCAAGGACCACTCCATGATGACGACCTACCGCAGCTCCAGCGGCGTCCCGTACCTGACGTACCACGACGCGGACACGTACCGCCGTTCGGTCGCGAGCATCATCGCCTCGTACCCGACCGCGAACTACTACGCGTACCGCACCTGA
- a CDS encoding DUF2277 domain-containing protein yields the protein MCRSIKTLRPPVLPEEATEDDIRAAALQYVRKVSGFRAPAAHNREVFDRAVDEIAAATAELLDGLEVRGAPRRAG from the coding sequence ATGTGCCGCAGTATCAAGACTCTTCGACCGCCCGTCCTCCCCGAAGAGGCCACCGAGGACGACATCCGTGCCGCCGCCCTGCAGTACGTCCGCAAGGTCTCCGGCTTTCGTGCGCCCGCCGCCCACAATCGCGAGGTCTTCGACCGCGCGGTGGACGAGATCGCGGCGGCCACGGCGGAGTTGCTGGACGGCTTGGAGGTGCGGGGCGCTCCGCGGCGGGCCGGATAG
- a CDS encoding transglycosylase domain-containing protein: MQLKLPPAPADETMQLRLPEPGAFDRPQEQPQAGKRGRRKAPRPSVLARFTAVAGARLDPFVPFARRLRPRYPRPDRTDWRRWVPSWRQSLGAAGLALGASTMLLTVAYAATDIPDDLNTFATQQDNVYFWSDGTPMARTGWVRRQAMPLKDVPEDVRWAVLAAENASFYSDPGISVSGITRALVRTVGEGDTQGGSTITQQYVKNVYLTQDRSLGRKFDEAMLALKLDNQMSKDEILEGYLNTSWFGRGTYGIQRASQAYYGKDVSELNVSEAAVLASLLKGAGLYDPTLSKANHKRAVERWEWILDRMVDIGKLSKAERATYTKFPEPIGQSNQYDTGKQSDYLVQLASQYAKKAANLTDQEFDRGGYQIYTTFDKDRQTELTDAVTKARKQVRKDEPKKAKTAHFGASSVASDGRILAVYGGPDHRRQGFNESNATTVPSGSAFLPFVYAAGLEHGVVKERGGGATPVTPQTIYDGNDAVPVTTPEGPYWDRDGDQVSAHNDGNRSWGPITLHDALAGSVNTPFMQLGMDTGLDKVRDTAEAAGLLSSSFGAQVPALSVGSATPSAIRMASGYSTFAALGKHTEPYSVRKVTHNGSRVALNTPKPQRAVGAKVAAEVTSALTDAYRADHPASPGAASFEVAAKGGTTQDDKAAWYVGTAEDVSTAVVVYRIDLAKSLEPLPLDGIAGKPNSGVPYDIWSSAMSIG, encoded by the coding sequence ATGCAGTTGAAGCTCCCGCCCGCCCCGGCGGACGAGACCATGCAGCTGCGCCTGCCCGAGCCGGGTGCGTTCGACCGCCCGCAGGAGCAGCCGCAGGCGGGGAAGAGGGGCCGACGCAAGGCGCCCAGGCCGTCGGTTCTGGCCAGGTTCACCGCTGTCGCCGGCGCGCGACTGGACCCCTTCGTGCCCTTCGCCCGCCGACTGCGTCCGCGGTACCCGCGCCCGGACCGTACGGACTGGCGGCGCTGGGTGCCGTCCTGGCGGCAGTCGCTCGGGGCCGCGGGGCTGGCCCTGGGCGCCAGCACCATGCTGCTGACCGTCGCCTACGCCGCCACGGACATACCCGACGACCTCAACACCTTCGCCACGCAGCAGGACAACGTGTACTTCTGGTCCGACGGCACGCCCATGGCCCGTACCGGCTGGGTACGGCGCCAGGCGATGCCGCTGAAGGACGTCCCCGAGGACGTGCGCTGGGCGGTCCTCGCGGCGGAGAACGCGAGCTTCTACTCCGACCCCGGCATCTCCGTCAGCGGCATCACCCGCGCCCTGGTGCGCACCGTCGGCGAGGGTGACACCCAGGGCGGCTCGACGATCACCCAGCAGTACGTCAAGAACGTCTACCTGACCCAGGACCGCTCGCTCGGCCGCAAGTTCGACGAGGCCATGCTCGCCCTCAAGCTCGACAACCAGATGAGCAAGGACGAGATCCTGGAGGGCTACCTCAACACCAGCTGGTTCGGCCGCGGCACCTACGGCATCCAGCGGGCCTCCCAGGCGTACTACGGCAAGGACGTCAGCGAGCTGAACGTCAGCGAGGCCGCGGTCCTCGCCTCCCTCCTCAAGGGCGCGGGTCTCTACGACCCCACCCTGAGCAAGGCCAACCACAAGCGGGCGGTCGAGCGCTGGGAGTGGATCCTGGACCGGATGGTGGACATCGGGAAGCTGTCCAAGGCCGAGCGCGCCACGTACACGAAGTTCCCCGAGCCCATCGGACAGTCGAACCAGTACGACACCGGCAAGCAGAGCGACTACCTGGTGCAGCTGGCCTCCCAGTACGCCAAGAAGGCCGCGAACCTCACCGACCAGGAGTTCGACCGGGGCGGCTACCAGATCTACACGACCTTCGACAAGGACCGGCAGACCGAGCTGACCGACGCCGTCACCAAGGCGCGCAAACAGGTGCGCAAGGACGAACCGAAGAAGGCGAAGACCGCCCACTTCGGGGCCTCCTCGGTCGCCTCCGACGGGCGGATCCTCGCCGTCTACGGCGGCCCCGACCACCGCAGACAGGGCTTCAACGAGTCGAACGCGACCACCGTCCCGTCCGGCTCGGCCTTCCTGCCGTTCGTCTACGCCGCCGGCCTCGAACACGGTGTCGTCAAGGAACGGGGCGGCGGGGCTACACCTGTCACCCCGCAGACGATCTACGACGGCAACGACGCCGTGCCGGTGACCACCCCCGAGGGGCCGTACTGGGACCGGGACGGCGACCAGGTCTCCGCCCACAACGACGGCAACAGGTCCTGGGGCCCCATCACCCTGCACGACGCGCTCGCCGGATCGGTGAACACACCGTTCATGCAGCTCGGCATGGACACCGGCCTGGACAAGGTGCGCGACACCGCCGAGGCGGCCGGACTGCTCTCCTCCAGCTTCGGGGCCCAGGTGCCCGCGCTCTCCGTGGGCAGTGCCACGCCCAGCGCGATCCGCATGGCCAGCGGCTACAGCACCTTCGCCGCCCTGGGCAAGCACACCGAGCCGTACTCCGTGCGGAAGGTGACCCACAACGGGTCCAGGGTCGCCCTGAACACCCCGAAGCCGCAGCGCGCGGTGGGCGCCAAGGTGGCCGCCGAGGTCACCTCGGCGCTCACGGACGCCTACCGCGCCGACCACCCCGCCTCGCCCGGTGCCGCCTCCTTCGAGGTGGCCGCCAAGGGCGGGACCACGCAGGACGACAAGGCCGCCTGGTATGTCGGAACGGCCGAGGACGTGTCGACCGCCGTCGTCGTCTACCGCATCGACCTCGCCAAGAGCCTGGAGCCGCTGCCGCTCGACGGGATCGCCGGAAAGCCCAACTCCGGAGTCCCCTACGACATCTGGTCCAGTGCGATGAGTATCGGCTGA
- a CDS encoding DUF4097 family beta strand repeat-containing protein translates to MASVAACGADAGEDRDPEHRSFALEGRTLTVDSDDSALELVAADVDEVEVTRWFEGRVMVGGNPRVTWEMKDDRLKLRVECSGMVADCAAKHRIEVPRGVAVAVRSDDGSVTAKGLAEPLEVRSADGAVRVSDSTGPLELHTDDGSVRALGVESRSVKVSTKDGSVKLELGVVPDLVESRSDDGSISIGLPRDTSYRVETGSDDGSVDVSVPRDEDSSHVVTAHTEDGSVKVRTTD, encoded by the coding sequence ATGGCATCCGTCGCCGCGTGCGGGGCGGACGCCGGGGAGGACCGGGACCCGGAGCACCGGAGCTTCGCTCTTGAGGGCCGGACGCTCACGGTCGACTCGGACGACTCCGCGCTCGAACTGGTCGCGGCGGACGTGGACGAGGTCGAGGTGACCCGGTGGTTCGAGGGGCGGGTCATGGTCGGCGGGAATCCGCGGGTGACCTGGGAGATGAAGGACGACCGGCTGAAGCTGCGGGTGGAGTGCTCGGGCATGGTCGCCGACTGCGCGGCCAAGCACCGGATCGAGGTGCCGCGCGGAGTCGCCGTCGCCGTGCGGAGCGACGACGGGAGTGTGACCGCGAAGGGCCTTGCGGAGCCGCTGGAGGTCCGGTCCGCCGACGGTGCCGTGCGGGTCAGCGACTCCACCGGGCCCCTGGAGCTGCACACCGACGACGGTTCGGTGCGTGCGCTCGGTGTCGAGTCGCGGAGCGTCAAGGTGAGCACGAAGGACGGTTCGGTCAAGCTCGAACTCGGCGTCGTACCGGACCTGGTGGAGTCCCGCAGCGACGACGGCTCGATCAGTATCGGGCTGCCGCGCGACACGTCGTACCGGGTCGAGACCGGGAGCGACGACGGTTCCGTGGATGTCTCGGTGCCCCGTGACGAGGACAGCTCCCATGTGGTGACCGCCCACACCGAGGACGGATCGGTGAAGGTGCGGACCACGGACTGA
- a CDS encoding HAD family hydrolase — translation MPGPRVLVASDLDRTLIYSAAALALTMPDARAPRLLTVEVHESRPLSYMTETAAGLLAELGDAAVFVPTTTRTRKQYQRINLPGPEPTYAICANGGHLLVDGVTDVAWHERVTARLAQECAPLAEVRDRLEATADPAWVRKHRVAEELFVYLVVERELLPEEWVKDFAVWAENRGWTVSLQGRKLYAVPKPLTKSAAMREVARRTGVELTLAAGDSLLDADLLLAADRAWRPGHGELADEGFVGPAVSALPERGVVAGERILREFLRASRER, via the coding sequence ATGCCGGGTCCTCGGGTTCTCGTCGCGAGCGACCTCGACCGTACGCTCATCTACTCCGCCGCCGCGCTCGCGCTGACCATGCCGGACGCGCGGGCACCCCGGCTGCTCACCGTCGAGGTGCACGAGAGCAGGCCGCTGTCGTACATGACGGAGACGGCCGCGGGGCTGCTCGCCGAGCTGGGGGACGCGGCGGTCTTCGTGCCGACGACGACCCGGACGCGCAAGCAGTACCAGCGGATCAATCTGCCGGGGCCGGAGCCGACGTACGCGATCTGCGCCAACGGCGGGCATCTGCTGGTGGACGGCGTCACGGACGTCGCCTGGCACGAGCGGGTCACCGCCCGGCTCGCGCAGGAGTGCGCGCCGCTCGCCGAGGTGCGGGACCGTCTGGAGGCGACGGCGGACCCGGCGTGGGTGCGCAAGCACCGGGTCGCGGAGGAACTGTTCGTCTATCTCGTCGTCGAGCGCGAGCTGCTCCCCGAGGAGTGGGTGAAGGATTTCGCGGTCTGGGCCGAGAACCGGGGCTGGACCGTGTCGCTCCAGGGGCGCAAGCTCTACGCCGTGCCGAAGCCGCTCACGAAGTCCGCGGCCATGCGGGAGGTCGCGCGGCGGACCGGAGTGGAGTTGACGTTGGCGGCGGGGGACTCCTTGCTCGATGCGGATCTGTTGCTCGCCGCGGATCGGGCCTGGCGGCCCGGGCATGGGGAGTTGGCGGACGAGGGGTTTGTCGGGCCTGCGGTGAGTGCGCTGCCCGAGCGGGGTGTGGTGGCCGGGGAGCGGATTCTTCGGGAGTTCTTGCGGGCCTCGCGGGAACGGTGA
- a CDS encoding DedA family protein encodes MQAESMSGAPLWIIGLMDLLGAPGAGLAVALENLFPPIPSEVVLPLAGFAASTGQMSLWAALLWTTAGSVVGALALYGVGALLGRERTVAIAARLPLVKVSDIERTEAWFLRHGTKAVFFGRMIPVFRSLISVPAGVERMPLPVFTLLTTLGSALWNTVFVLAGYFLGANWTEVTAIASTYSRIVLGGAALAVLTFALARFLKRGRRSRPSSGARGTARQATTDPQPADHSTPTP; translated from the coding sequence ATGCAAGCGGAGTCGATGAGCGGCGCGCCCCTGTGGATCATCGGTCTGATGGATCTCCTGGGTGCGCCGGGCGCGGGCCTCGCCGTCGCGCTGGAGAACCTCTTCCCGCCGATCCCCAGCGAGGTCGTCCTCCCCCTCGCCGGCTTCGCCGCGAGCACCGGGCAGATGAGCCTCTGGGCCGCCCTGCTCTGGACCACCGCCGGCTCCGTCGTCGGCGCCCTCGCCCTCTACGGCGTCGGCGCCCTCCTCGGCCGCGAACGCACGGTCGCCATCGCCGCCAGGCTGCCCCTCGTCAAGGTCTCGGACATCGAGAGGACGGAGGCCTGGTTCCTCCGGCACGGCACCAAGGCGGTCTTCTTCGGCCGCATGATCCCCGTCTTCCGCAGCCTGATCTCCGTCCCGGCCGGCGTGGAACGCATGCCCCTCCCCGTCTTCACCCTCCTCACCACGCTGGGCAGCGCCCTCTGGAACACGGTCTTCGTCCTGGCCGGCTACTTCCTGGGCGCCAACTGGACGGAGGTGACGGCGATCGCCTCGACGTACTCGCGGATCGTGCTGGGCGGAGCGGCCCTGGCGGTCCTGACCTTCGCGCTGGCCCGCTTCCTGAAGAGGGGCAGGCGCAGCCGCCCCTCTTCAGGGGCGCGGGGAACTGCGCGACAAGCCACGACGGACCCGCAGCCCGCCGACCACAGCACCCCCACCCCCTGA
- a CDS encoding DedA family protein: MLESLGWLAAGPWIYAVVGVSIVLDVFLPVLPSGVLVVAVATAAAAETAAGAMAREVPDILVLMLSAATASVLGDLVAYRLAWRGSARLDRAIARSRRLTTAQERLGAALAGGGGLLVVVARFAPAGRSVVSLGAGAARHRARDFLPWSAVAGLAWAAYSVALGYFGAQWLGPTWIATAVSLAALFGAGAAAAYFMRRPRVGD, encoded by the coding sequence GTGCTTGAGAGTCTGGGTTGGCTGGCCGCCGGCCCATGGATCTACGCCGTCGTGGGCGTGTCCATCGTGTTGGACGTGTTCCTCCCGGTCCTCCCGAGCGGTGTCCTGGTCGTCGCGGTGGCCACGGCGGCCGCGGCCGAGACGGCGGCCGGCGCGATGGCCCGCGAGGTGCCCGACATCCTGGTGCTGATGCTCTCGGCGGCGACCGCGTCCGTGCTCGGTGACCTGGTGGCGTACCGACTGGCCTGGCGGGGCAGTGCCCGACTCGACCGCGCCATCGCCCGCTCCCGGCGCCTGACGACCGCGCAGGAACGTCTCGGCGCCGCGCTCGCAGGGGGTGGCGGCCTCCTGGTCGTCGTCGCCCGCTTCGCCCCCGCCGGCCGCTCCGTCGTCTCCCTCGGCGCCGGCGCCGCCCGCCACCGGGCCCGCGACTTCCTCCCCTGGTCCGCCGTCGCCGGACTCGCCTGGGCCGCCTACAGCGTCGCCCTCGGCTACTTCGGCGCGCAGTGGCTCGGCCCCACCTGGATCGCGACCGCCGTCTCCTTGGCAGCCCTCTTCGGCGCGGGCGCGGCCGCGGCGTACTTCATGCGCCGCCCCCGCGTCGGCGACTGA
- a CDS encoding FmdB family zinc ribbon protein: MPRYEYRCRTCGDTFELSRPMAESSAPADCPVGHSDTVKLLSTVAVGGSATASAPAPRAGGGGGGCCGGGCCG; the protein is encoded by the coding sequence ATGCCTCGCTACGAGTACCGCTGCCGGACCTGCGGCGACACCTTCGAACTGAGCCGCCCGATGGCCGAATCGTCCGCCCCCGCGGACTGCCCGGTGGGCCACTCCGACACGGTCAAACTTCTGTCGACGGTAGCCGTCGGCGGCTCGGCCACCGCGTCCGCACCCGCGCCCCGGGCGGGCGGCGGCGGGGGCGGGTGCTGCGGCGGCGGCTGCTGCGGTTGA
- a CDS encoding LysR family transcriptional regulator, with protein MTLDDLRVFVAVCRAGSLSAVARELGCTQSAVSQHVRRLEREVGVGLVERQARGVVPTRAGRVLQEAAAEGITGLDLALRRLAEMVRGDGGVVRIATGGTTVRHFMAQGIVDFRRAYPDVGLEFQTVRSSAGCCDALADPSRDLDLSWVTLGPAVRGIEQRAVAELPWVLAVRADDELAGRERVEGRELDGMRLIGLPENSTSYAHLGAAYRELGISVSSSGAGVADWDTAILLTELGVGHAVVPALPGWTGPGHPGLRFVPVPDLPPLTVGWAVRRWEALSPPARAFADTVARHAVRVGGGVRAVEG; from the coding sequence ATGACTCTCGACGATCTCCGTGTCTTCGTCGCCGTGTGCCGGGCCGGGAGCCTCAGTGCGGTGGCCCGTGAGCTGGGCTGCACCCAGTCGGCGGTGAGCCAGCACGTACGGCGGCTGGAGCGGGAGGTCGGCGTCGGGCTGGTCGAGCGCCAGGCCCGCGGGGTCGTGCCCACCCGGGCCGGGCGGGTGCTCCAGGAGGCGGCGGCCGAGGGCATCACCGGGCTGGACCTCGCGCTGCGCCGGCTGGCCGAGATGGTGCGGGGCGACGGCGGTGTCGTACGGATCGCCACAGGCGGCACGACCGTGCGGCACTTCATGGCGCAGGGCATCGTCGACTTCCGGCGTGCCTACCCGGACGTGGGCCTGGAGTTCCAGACCGTACGGTCGAGCGCCGGGTGCTGCGACGCGCTGGCCGATCCGTCCCGGGATCTCGACCTGTCGTGGGTGACCCTCGGGCCCGCCGTCCGTGGCATCGAGCAGCGGGCCGTGGCGGAGCTGCCCTGGGTGCTCGCCGTCCGCGCCGACGACGAACTCGCCGGACGGGAGCGGGTGGAGGGCCGGGAGCTGGACGGGATGCGGCTCATCGGGCTGCCGGAGAACTCCACCTCGTACGCCCATCTCGGCGCCGCCTACCGCGAGTTGGGCATCTCCGTCAGCTCCTCCGGTGCCGGTGTCGCCGACTGGGACACCGCGATCCTCCTCACCGAACTCGGCGTCGGTCACGCCGTGGTCCCCGCGCTCCCGGGCTGGACCGGCCCGGGCCACCCCGGGCTGCGCTTCGTCCCGGTCCCCGACCTGCCCCCGCTCACCGTCGGCTGGGCCGTACGACGCTGGGAGGCGCTGTCACCCCCGGCCCGCGCCTTCGCCGACACGGTGGCCCGGCACGCGGTGCGGGTGGGGGGCGGGGTGCGGGCGGTCGAGGGGTGA
- a CDS encoding ketopantoate reductase family protein: MTKERLTVAVLGPGGVGGLLAALLARAGNRVICLAGERTAQTLEKDGVQVRSARFGDFTARVEPATELREPVDAALITVKHTTLATALDRLPATALGAEALVVPFLNGVEHPARLRAHYGDAVPVAPAAIRVESTRIAPGVIEHGGPLAEVDLTGDTVPRDRLNSLAGALEWSGVGARVLPDETAVLWAKMSFLAPFALLTTRHGLPLGEIRTHHREELTALVEETAAVSTACGAPVDPAETLRRYDTFPPTTKSSMQRDAEAGRPLELDAIGGALLRAADRHGVGAPVATKVVEELRTAAEARTASH, encoded by the coding sequence ATGACGAAGGAACGGCTCACGGTGGCGGTGCTGGGCCCCGGCGGCGTGGGCGGACTGCTCGCCGCACTGCTGGCCCGCGCCGGGAACCGGGTGATCTGCCTGGCCGGAGAGCGGACCGCGCAGACCCTGGAGAAGGACGGCGTCCAGGTGAGGAGCGCCCGCTTCGGGGACTTCACCGCCCGCGTGGAGCCCGCGACCGAGCTCCGCGAACCGGTCGACGCGGCCCTGATCACGGTCAAGCACACCACCCTGGCGACCGCCCTGGACCGGCTCCCGGCGACGGCACTGGGCGCCGAGGCCCTGGTCGTTCCGTTCCTGAACGGCGTCGAGCACCCGGCACGCCTTCGCGCCCACTACGGCGACGCCGTCCCCGTCGCCCCCGCCGCCATCCGCGTCGAGTCGACCCGCATCGCCCCGGGCGTCATCGAGCACGGCGGCCCCCTCGCCGAGGTCGACCTGACCGGCGACACCGTCCCGCGCGATCGCCTCAACTCCCTTGCCGGAGCCCTGGAATGGTCCGGCGTGGGCGCCCGCGTGCTGCCGGACGAGACGGCCGTACTGTGGGCGAAGATGTCGTTCCTGGCCCCGTTCGCCCTGCTGACGACCCGTCACGGTCTGCCCCTCGGCGAGATCCGCACACACCACCGCGAGGAGCTGACCGCCCTGGTGGAGGAGACGGCGGCGGTCAGTACGGCCTGCGGCGCCCCCGTGGACCCGGCCGAGACCCTCCGCCGCTACGACACCTTCCCACCCACCACCAAGTCCTCCATGCAACGCGACGCCGAGGCCGGCCGGCCCCTCGAACTCGACGCGATCGGCGGGGCGTTGCTCCGCGCGGCCGACCGGCACGGCGTAGGGGCGCCCGTGGCGACCAAGGTGGTGGAGGAACTGCGGACGGCGGCGGAAGCGCGGACGGCGAGCCACTGA
- a CDS encoding DUF4383 domain-containing protein, giving the protein MATHATHTVRPKGRHAGPRRRIRIDEHLPVDHRLSRVYRVGAGLMGLFLLVFGILGLIDKVGWFDTNGDEVVGLNTNGTLSVLSIAVGLLLLVGMVIGGNVASTLNMTLGVLFILSGFANMALLDTDSNFLAFRIQNVLFSFVVGILLMTFGMYGRVGTALPHDNPYWRARHPEEADREVRRRAGVGMAKLERADALPEPESGAESGSDGKGAG; this is encoded by the coding sequence ATGGCCACGCATGCCACGCACACGGTGCGTCCGAAGGGCCGGCACGCGGGTCCCCGGCGGCGGATCAGGATCGACGAGCACCTGCCCGTCGACCACCGCCTCAGCAGGGTCTACCGGGTCGGGGCGGGCCTGATGGGCCTGTTCCTGCTGGTCTTCGGCATCCTGGGCCTCATCGACAAGGTGGGCTGGTTCGACACGAACGGCGACGAGGTCGTGGGGCTGAACACCAACGGCACGCTGAGCGTTCTGTCGATCGCCGTGGGGCTGCTGCTGCTCGTCGGGATGGTGATCGGCGGCAACGTCGCCTCCACGCTGAACATGACGCTGGGCGTCCTGTTCATCCTGAGCGGCTTCGCGAACATGGCGCTGCTGGACACCGACTCCAACTTCCTGGCGTTCCGCATCCAGAACGTCCTCTTCAGCTTTGTCGTCGGCATCCTGCTGATGACGTTCGGGATGTACGGCAGGGTCGGCACCGCGCTGCCGCACGACAACCCGTACTGGCGGGCCCGCCACCCGGAGGAGGCGGACCGCGAGGTGCGGCGCAGGGCCGGTGTGGGGATGGCGAAGCTGGAACGGGCCGACGCCCTCCCCGAACCGGAGTCCGGAGCGGAATCCGGGTCGGACGGGAAGGGCGCCGGCTGA